The genomic stretch TTCGATTCTTATTTTCTTCTGTGTCCTTATCTAGAATTTGAAGACCTAGAAATATATTTTCCTTAATTGTTTTCCAAGGGAACAAATAATCGTGCTGAAGCATGTAACCAATTTCCCCTGATTTTATATTATATGGTTTGCCTTTGAACTTTACTGAACCCTCATATGGTACAAGCAAAGAAGAAATAATAGACAAAAGTGTGCTTTTTCCACACCCACTTGGACCTAGTACTGAAACAAATTCACCCTTTTCAACATTAAACGTTAATCCATCCAATATTTTAATTGCTTTTTGCTTTGATAAAAATACATGAGAAATATCATCAATTGTAAGATAGCTCATTTTAATGACCTTCTACTTCTCCGTAGATTTTTCAGCGAATTTTGTATCAACTAATACTGAGTGTGGAACCTCTTTTGGCAATACGCCAGAGTGTTTCATGATATTTTGAAGATTATTCCACTCATCTTCTTCTAATATTGGATTTGTTGAATAAGAGTTTTGAGACTTATAACGATCAATAACTTTTATTGAAATATCTAAAGGTGTATCTTTAAAGAATGGTGCAACACTTTTTGCGATTTCTTCAGCGGAATGAGAATCAACCCATTGCTCGGCTTCATAAATTGCATCAGTAAATTGTTGAGCTGTTTTAGCATTCTTTTTCAAATAACTATCTTTTGCTATAAAAGCTGTATATGGTACTTTTCCTGATTCTAAACCGAATGAAGCGACGATTTTACCTCTTCCTTCTTTTTCCATAATACTTGCTGTAGGCTCAAATAATTGTACATACTGTCCAGTCCCTGATGCATATGCATTCGCGATATTAGCGAAGTCGATGTTTTGGATAAGATTCAAATCTTTATGTGGATCAATCCCATGTTTACTTAGGACATATTCGCCAACCATTTGTGGCATGCCACCTTTTCTTTGCCCTAAAAACGTTTTGCCTTTTAGTTGATCCCAATTGAATGTACCAGTTTGATTTCGCGCTACTAAAAAAGTTCCATCCGTTTGAGTAAGTTGGGCAAAGCTTTTAACTGGATCATTTGCTCCTTGAGCGTATACATAGATTGTTGTTTCAGGACCAACCAATCCAATATCTGCACCGTTTGATAGCACAGCAGTCATTGTTTTATCTCCACCAGCAGTAGTCGTTAATTCAACATCCAATCCATGCTTTTTAAAAATCCCTTCACTTATGGCCACATATTCAGGTGCGTAGAATAATGAACGAGTCACCTCTGCAACTCTTACTTTTGTATTGCCATCTTTTGGTTTATCTTTTGAGCAAGCACCTAAAATAGAAGCAACTAATAAAAATAAAATAACGAACCATTTGATTTTCATTTAATCCCTCCTAATCGAAAATATACAATTAGCCTATGCATTAGGAGAAAATGGGTGAATGCGGAGTTCTGAATGCGTGCAGTTCGATTGAAGAACGGCAGAAAATAATCAATTTTTGTGCAAAGAAAAAACCTCTCAAAATTCCTTTTTTAGGAAATTAGAAGGTTTTTATTTATTGCTCTTCGAAAAATATTTTCGAGTGTCTTCACGTATTTCGTTAGGTAAAACAGTTGCTAATTCTTTGTTTAACCACGAAAGTGTTTTACTACGTAAATATTCATGCATTTTTTTTTCTGCAGAGAGCATGACTAAATTGATCGTGCAGGTAGCACTTGGAGTACAACCTTTTTCTCTATAAAGATAACCATTATCTTTAATGTTTTTACATTGAAATATGGGTTTAGAACCTTCAACTGCTTCAATTACATCCCAAAAGGAAATTTCTTCTGGAGATTTAGCTAGTTTAAAACCACCTTTAACTCCTGGAACTGAACTTACTATACCAGCTTTAGATAATTTACTAAAAATCTTTGAGAGATATGTATCTGAAACACCTTGAAAGAAGGAAAGTTCCTTTATTCCAATTGGAGAATCTTCAGGAGTATCAATTAAATAAACTAGGCAGTGAAGTGCATACTCAACTCCAACGCTATACTGCATCAAAACACCTTCTTCATAAAAGAGATTATGTTAATTAATCTTAGAAATGTTTTATTTCTTTGTCAAACATTTACTTTTAGAGCAAATAAATGAGTTTGACAGAATAAAAAAAACGATATATTATGGACTATATTAATCGGCGATTAAGTTAGTCGTCGATTGTTCGATTCAATTATACATCTAAACATTTATTTTTAGAATTAACTTTTTTAGGGGGAAATAAAATGGAACAACAAATTAATTATTATAAGTTAGCACCTGAAGCAATTAAAATAATGATGGAAATGGAAAAGTATACTAAATCAACGGGTATAGACCATAAACTTCGTGAACTTATTAAAATTCGTGCTTCACAAATTAATGGTTGTGCATTTTGCATTGACATGCATACCTCTGAAGCAAGAGAAATAGGAGAAACGGAACAACGTATATATTGTCTTACTACATGGAAAGAGTGTGCTTTTTATACAGAAGCAGAAAAAGCAGCGTTAGAGTTAACAGAGCATATCACATTGATCCCGAATAAAGGTGTGCCAGGAGAACTCTATAATCGTGTTAGTAAACACTTCAGCGAAAAGGAATATGTAAATCTTGTCTTTATAATCAATCAAATTAACAGCTGGAATAGAATCTCTATATCAATGGGGAATACACCAGCTGAAAGATAATTATGTCTTTTATAAAAAAAGCATCCAGATAAACAGTTTGGATGCTTTTGCACTTTAGGATTTATAATATGGCATTAGATTAATAGCGAAATTTAATTTTTTATCACTGATTAAAAAAGGGCTATCCAAAAGTCATTAAATCTGACTTTAGGACAGCCCTTACATTTTTATTTATTAAATTATTTTAAAGGTCCACCAAGCTCAGCTAATTGAGCGTCAAAGCCTTCAAACTTTTTGAAGTTTTCTTGGAATTTTTTTACTAATTCAAGAGCTTTTTGATCATATGCTGATTTATCTTCCCAAGTTGTTGATGGAACTAATACGCTATCAGGTACACCAGGTACATGAGTTGGAATTGCTAATCCGAAAAACTCATCTTGTGTAGTTTCAATGTTGTTTAAATCTCCTTCAAGTGCAGCGTGAACCATTGCTCTTGTGTAAGAAAGATTCATACGTTTACCAACGCCATATTCTCCACCAGTCCAACCAGTGTTTACTAAGAATACATTTACATTATGTTTTTCAATTTTTTCACCAAGCATTTTTGCATATTCTACAGCTGGAAGCGGTAAGAATGGTGATCCGAAACATGTTGAGAATGTTA from Arthrobacter citreus encodes the following:
- a CDS encoding ABC transporter substrate-binding protein, with the translated sequence MKIKWFVILFLLVASILGACSKDKPKDGNTKVRVAEVTRSLFYAPEYVAISEGIFKKHGLDVELTTTAGGDKTMTAVLSNGADIGLVGPETTIYVYAQGANDPVKSFAQLTQTDGTFLVARNQTGTFNWDQLKGKTFLGQRKGGMPQMVGEYVLSKHGIDPHKDLNLIQNIDFANIANAYASGTGQYVQLFEPTASIMEKEGRGKIVASFGLESGKVPYTAFIAKDSYLKKNAKTAQQFTDAIYEAEQWVDSHSAEEIAKSVAPFFKDTPLDISIKVIDRYKSQNSYSTNPILEEDEWNNLQNIMKHSGVLPKEVPHSVLVDTKFAEKSTEK
- a CDS encoding carboxymuconolactone decarboxylase family protein, producing MEQQINYYKLAPEAIKIMMEMEKYTKSTGIDHKLRELIKIRASQINGCAFCIDMHTSEAREIGETEQRIYCLTTWKECAFYTEAEKAALELTEHITLIPNKGVPGELYNRVSKHFSEKEYVNLVFIINQINSWNRISISMGNTPAER
- a CDS encoding Rrf2 family transcriptional regulator; translation: MQYSVGVEYALHCLVYLIDTPEDSPIGIKELSFFQGVSDTYLSKIFSKLSKAGIVSSVPGVKGGFKLAKSPEEISFWDVIEAVEGSKPIFQCKNIKDNGYLYREKGCTPSATCTINLVMLSAEKKMHEYLRSKTLSWLNKELATVLPNEIREDTRKYFSKSNK